In Thermorudis peleae, a genomic segment contains:
- a CDS encoding NAD(P)/FAD-dependent oxidoreductase, translating into MNEYQTAGFTAGVIGGGVAGLTAAYRLLQAGFRVALWERNTQLGGQAAAFPVAGSALEYFYHHLFMSDRDIVALAEELGIGDRLVWLPSRVGFYANGKIYPLASALDVLRLGVVPFHDRLRIGLVTYYLQHVHNWRRFEAVTAWDWLQRAVGRRAFERVWGAQLRAKFGPRARDVAMVWFWNKIYLRTQSRTSLFEPEKLGYFRGSFNVLIDRLAEAIRQRGGQIFAGIGVEQISREADRWIIRDSTGQATAVDVLVVTAPSPLVVRLFPNLPADYVRKLTGTVYQAAATLLLQTRHQLSSTYWLNIGDLNLPYTGIIEHTNLIGPEHYQGWHFVYVSKYVEQDDPYIQLDDEGIFQIALEQLPKINPQFSADWVERYWVFRERAAQPIIPLHYSQQIPEHRMPLPAAYLANTTQIYPEDRGTNYSVRLGNTIVRIILDDLKQGRLRIPEPALAR; encoded by the coding sequence ATGAACGAGTACCAAACTGCAGGATTCACAGCTGGCGTTATCGGCGGTGGCGTCGCTGGACTGACAGCAGCGTACCGGTTGCTCCAAGCTGGATTTCGCGTCGCCCTCTGGGAACGCAATACGCAGTTGGGTGGACAAGCTGCTGCCTTCCCTGTCGCTGGCTCAGCACTGGAATACTTCTATCACCACCTCTTTATGAGTGATCGCGATATCGTGGCGCTGGCAGAGGAACTGGGCATCGGCGACCGGCTCGTCTGGCTTCCGTCACGGGTTGGCTTCTACGCCAACGGCAAAATTTATCCGTTGGCAAGTGCGCTCGATGTTCTCCGCCTTGGGGTCGTGCCATTCCATGATCGCCTGCGCATCGGGCTCGTCACATACTACCTTCAGCATGTCCACAACTGGCGGCGGTTTGAAGCGGTCACAGCGTGGGATTGGCTGCAGCGAGCTGTTGGGCGACGCGCTTTCGAACGGGTCTGGGGCGCACAGCTCCGTGCGAAGTTCGGGCCGCGAGCCCGTGATGTGGCCATGGTCTGGTTCTGGAATAAGATCTACCTGCGCACGCAGTCGAGAACGTCGCTCTTTGAGCCCGAAAAACTCGGATATTTCCGCGGCAGTTTTAACGTCCTGATCGATCGCTTGGCTGAAGCAATCCGGCAGCGCGGTGGGCAGATTTTTGCCGGAATCGGTGTTGAACAAATCAGTAGAGAAGCCGATCGGTGGATCATTCGTGATAGCACCGGCCAGGCAACTGCCGTTGACGTCCTGGTTGTCACGGCGCCGTCGCCACTTGTCGTGCGCCTCTTCCCGAATCTCCCAGCCGACTACGTCCGCAAGTTGACTGGAACAGTCTATCAAGCTGCTGCAACGCTACTCTTGCAAACACGGCATCAACTCTCCTCGACCTATTGGCTCAACATTGGCGACCTCAATCTTCCCTACACGGGGATCATCGAGCATACCAACTTGATAGGCCCCGAACACTACCAGGGATGGCACTTCGTCTACGTAAGCAAGTACGTCGAACAAGACGATCCCTATATCCAACTTGACGACGAGGGCATCTTCCAGATTGCACTTGAGCAGCTACCGAAGATCAACCCCCAGTTTTCGGCTGACTGGGTAGAACGGTACTGGGTCTTCCGGGAACGAGCCGCCCAGCCAATCATTCCCCTGCACTACTCCCAACAGATTCCTGAGCACCGCATGCCGTTACCAGCAGCATACCTTGCGAACACGACCCAGATCTATCCGGAAGACCGTGGGACCAACTACAGTGTCCGCCTCGGCAATACGATCGTCCGCATCATCCTTGACGACCTCAAACAGGGACGGCTCAGGATTCCTGAGCCAGCACTTGCTCGGTGA
- the purE gene encoding 5-(carboxyamino)imidazole ribonucleotide mutase, with protein METEEQTRSTPLVGIIMGSRSDWETMQHAAATLEALNVPYEVRVVSAHRTPDAMFEYAASAEARGIEVIIAGAGGAAHLPGMTASKTVLPVLGVPVQSHALHGLDSLLSIVQMPAGIPVGTLAIGRSGAVNAALLAAAILGIKYPAIREAVRRYRAEQTAAVLAHPDPREQTG; from the coding sequence ATGGAAACCGAAGAGCAGACACGGTCAACGCCACTTGTCGGCATTATCATGGGCTCTCGCTCTGACTGGGAAACCATGCAACATGCGGCGGCGACCCTCGAGGCGCTCAACGTTCCGTATGAGGTACGGGTCGTCTCTGCCCATCGCACGCCCGATGCGATGTTCGAGTATGCAGCTTCAGCGGAAGCGCGTGGGATTGAAGTGATTATTGCCGGAGCCGGAGGAGCAGCACACCTTCCCGGCATGACCGCATCGAAAACCGTGCTGCCGGTCCTTGGGGTTCCCGTGCAATCGCACGCGCTGCACGGCCTCGACTCGCTCTTGTCAATTGTGCAGATGCCAGCCGGTATTCCCGTTGGAACGCTGGCCATTGGACGGAGTGGCGCAGTCAATGCTGCCCTTCTTGCCGCAGCGATTCTCGGGATCAAATACCCGGCTATCCGCGAAGCCGTGCGGCGCTACCGCGCTGAGCAAACAGCAGCCGTGTTAGCGCATCCTGATCCACGAGAACAAACGGGGTAG
- the secF gene encoding protein translocase subunit SecF — translation MFDLVGKRYYWFLLSLIIIIPGMISLVTHGLRLSIDFTGGTLWELQMSHPVQPGEVRDVLAQHGFPDAIVQTADNNVVLIRMKELKEGSPQKTELANALRERFGNFTEQRLESVGPTLGTSIRNRAIAAVGLATLGILGYIAWAFRNTNNPFLYGIAAIIAMLHDVAVVVGIFSILGWLRGVEVDSLFITALLTIIGFSVHDTIVVFDRIRENLARRAAPTFEQVVNYSLVQTLVRSLNTSLTVVITLLALYLFGGETTRYFVLALLIGIISGTYSSIFNASQILVVWENRELQRFVARLRGQRQHVPA, via the coding sequence ATGTTTGATCTTGTCGGCAAACGCTATTACTGGTTCCTCCTTTCCCTAATCATCATTATTCCAGGGATGATCTCGCTCGTTACGCACGGCCTCCGCTTGAGCATCGATTTCACCGGAGGCACTCTCTGGGAGCTGCAGATGAGTCACCCGGTGCAACCTGGCGAGGTTCGCGATGTCCTGGCACAACATGGCTTTCCGGATGCAATCGTTCAAACAGCCGATAACAACGTCGTGCTTATCCGGATGAAGGAACTCAAAGAGGGGTCGCCGCAAAAGACAGAACTCGCCAACGCCTTGCGAGAACGCTTTGGCAATTTCACGGAACAGCGCCTTGAATCAGTCGGCCCCACGCTCGGGACGTCAATCCGTAACCGTGCGATTGCTGCTGTTGGACTCGCAACGCTTGGCATTCTCGGCTACATTGCCTGGGCATTCCGCAACACCAACAATCCATTCCTTTATGGCATCGCCGCCATTATTGCGATGTTGCATGACGTTGCAGTCGTGGTTGGTATCTTCTCAATCCTCGGTTGGCTTCGCGGCGTTGAAGTCGATTCCTTGTTCATTACTGCGCTCCTGACAATCATCGGCTTCTCCGTCCATGACACGATCGTGGTCTTTGACCGTATCCGTGAGAACCTCGCGCGCCGCGCTGCACCAACGTTTGAACAGGTGGTGAACTATAGCCTGGTTCAGACTCTCGTTCGCTCCCTCAACACGTCACTCACAGTGGTCATCACCCTGCTCGCGCTCTACCTCTTTGGTGGAGAAACAACACGCTACTTCGTCCTGGCGTTGCTGATTGGCATCATCAGCGGCACGTATTCATCAATCTTCAACGCAAGCCAAATCCTCGTGGTCTGGGAGAACCGCGAACTCCAGCGCTTCGTTGCTCGCCTGCGTGGTCAGCGACAACACGTTCCTGCATAA
- a CDS encoding 5-(carboxyamino)imidazole ribonucleotide synthase, giving the protein MSIYRGHIGILGGGQLGRMLALAGIPLALRFRFLDPAPDAPASDVGELICAAYDDPAALATFGEGLDLVTYEFENVPAAAVAQLAPQLPVFPPPRALETAQDRLFEKQLFQACDIPVPPYAAVSTAEELQQAVNRIGTPALLKTRRFGYDGKGQVPVNHPAEAEAAWQQVQNVPCLYEQRVAFEREVSVLAARSRTGEIAIYPLVENIHRNGILFISRAPAPNAQHLQEQAAAYAQRVLEALDYVGLLAIEFFVVDNQLLANEMAPRVHNSGHWTIEGAETSQFAQHLRAVLGLPLGSTRARGHVAMINILGTIPAIEQLLALPGTHVHLYRKAPRSGRKLGHVTVRADSVDEREAAVEAVLKILEP; this is encoded by the coding sequence ATGAGCATCTATCGGGGTCATATCGGCATTCTCGGCGGTGGCCAACTTGGCCGGATGCTTGCGCTTGCGGGCATTCCGCTCGCGCTGCGGTTTCGCTTCCTCGATCCAGCGCCTGACGCTCCAGCGAGCGACGTCGGCGAGCTGATTTGCGCAGCCTACGACGATCCCGCGGCCCTGGCCACCTTTGGTGAGGGGCTCGACCTCGTCACCTACGAGTTTGAAAATGTGCCGGCTGCCGCAGTTGCGCAACTCGCGCCGCAACTCCCCGTCTTCCCGCCGCCACGCGCCCTTGAGACAGCGCAAGATCGGCTCTTTGAAAAGCAACTATTTCAGGCCTGCGATATCCCTGTGCCGCCATATGCTGCAGTCAGCACAGCCGAAGAACTGCAGCAGGCCGTCAACCGCATTGGCACGCCAGCCCTGCTCAAGACCCGCCGGTTTGGCTACGACGGGAAAGGGCAAGTACCCGTCAACCACCCGGCTGAGGCTGAGGCTGCATGGCAACAGGTGCAGAACGTTCCCTGTCTTTATGAGCAGCGCGTCGCATTCGAGCGAGAAGTCTCGGTGCTCGCAGCGCGCAGCCGCACTGGTGAGATTGCCATCTATCCGCTCGTCGAAAACATTCATCGCAATGGCATTCTGTTCATCTCACGCGCGCCAGCACCCAACGCGCAGCACCTCCAGGAACAGGCTGCGGCCTATGCCCAACGAGTCTTGGAAGCGCTTGATTACGTGGGGCTGCTCGCCATTGAGTTTTTCGTCGTTGACAACCAGTTGCTCGCAAACGAGATGGCCCCACGGGTCCACAACTCCGGGCACTGGACCATCGAAGGTGCTGAGACAAGTCAATTCGCTCAGCACTTGCGCGCTGTTCTCGGCCTTCCCCTGGGCTCAACGCGTGCGCGCGGTCATGTGGCGATGATCAACATCCTGGGAACGATTCCTGCAATCGAACAGCTTCTCGCACTTCCCGGCACCCATGTCCACCTCTACCGAAAAGCACCTCGCTCCGGCCGAAAGCTCGGCCATGTGACCGTGCGTGCAGACTCGGTCGACGAGCGGGAAGCAGCCGTCGAGGCTGTGCTCAAGATCCTTGAGCCGTAA
- a CDS encoding CocE/NonD family hydrolase, producing MALQSVYERYSDITVEYDVIAQMRDGTLLYADLYRPTRGGPFPVLLMRLPYNKAQAEDLTYHHPAWYARQGFLVVVQDTRGCFRSEGDFYPFAHEASDGFDTVEWAASLPHANGRVAMYGFSYVGATQLLAATQRPPSLRTICPGLTASQYYDGWTYNQGAFALAFAASWATNLAMNTARKIGDEAKLAQLAAAFAQAPAWYGSLPLKTYPPLASSGLAPYFFDWLSHPSYDDYWKQWSIDADYSRITVPALHIGGWYDVFISGTVRNFVGLRHGAGTESARAQQKLLVGPWYHLPWGQVTGCVDFGPEARNIVDLWQLRWLRQFLFDEDTGVLEKPVTVFVMGLNEWQEFDAWPPSGAEMRAFYLHSAGAANSVNGNGRLSLDPPGAEPPDVYTYDPLSPVPSAGGRSCCFPAIAPMGPADQGAVEVLNGVLVYTSAPLERDLLVVGPVQLELYAASSAPDTDFTAKLCDVSPTGQSINIAQGIVRARYRESLSDPHLLTPGEVVRYHIDLGPTAHAFRRGHCIRLQVSSSDFPHWDRNLNTGGPFAEEGLSAARVATQLVLHQDGFASRLLLSVLPV from the coding sequence ATGGCGCTCCAATCAGTGTATGAACGGTATAGTGATATTACGGTTGAGTATGATGTCATCGCCCAGATGCGCGATGGGACGCTCCTCTATGCTGATCTCTATCGTCCAACCCGTGGCGGACCGTTTCCGGTGTTGCTGATGCGGTTGCCCTATAACAAAGCGCAAGCGGAAGACCTCACGTACCATCATCCCGCGTGGTATGCCCGCCAGGGATTTCTCGTCGTGGTGCAAGATACACGCGGGTGTTTTCGCTCCGAGGGGGACTTCTATCCCTTTGCTCACGAGGCGTCCGACGGATTTGATACGGTCGAGTGGGCGGCAAGCCTCCCCCATGCGAATGGCCGTGTTGCCATGTACGGGTTCTCCTACGTTGGGGCAACGCAACTCCTAGCGGCGACTCAGCGGCCACCGAGCTTGCGCACCATATGCCCTGGTTTGACAGCGTCGCAGTACTACGATGGCTGGACCTACAACCAGGGGGCATTTGCGCTCGCATTTGCTGCCTCCTGGGCGACGAATTTGGCGATGAACACGGCGCGGAAAATTGGCGATGAAGCGAAACTGGCGCAGTTGGCCGCGGCCTTTGCGCAAGCCCCTGCGTGGTATGGTTCACTGCCGCTCAAAACCTATCCCCCGCTGGCGTCGTCTGGCTTAGCGCCCTACTTCTTCGATTGGCTGTCTCATCCGTCCTACGACGACTACTGGAAGCAGTGGAGCATTGATGCGGACTACAGCCGGATTACTGTTCCTGCGCTGCATATCGGCGGGTGGTATGACGTTTTTATCAGCGGGACGGTGCGCAACTTTGTCGGCCTGCGTCACGGGGCGGGAACCGAGAGCGCACGGGCGCAGCAGAAGTTACTCGTTGGGCCCTGGTATCACTTGCCCTGGGGACAGGTTACTGGGTGCGTTGATTTTGGCCCGGAAGCCCGCAATATTGTTGACTTGTGGCAACTTCGTTGGCTTCGCCAGTTCCTTTTCGATGAGGACACCGGCGTGCTTGAGAAACCGGTGACGGTCTTCGTTATGGGCCTCAATGAGTGGCAGGAGTTCGATGCCTGGCCACCTTCTGGCGCAGAGATGCGCGCGTTCTATCTCCATAGCGCTGGCGCAGCGAACTCCGTCAACGGCAATGGTCGCTTAAGCCTTGATCCGCCTGGCGCAGAGCCGCCTGATGTTTACACGTACGATCCGCTCTCCCCAGTGCCGAGCGCGGGTGGACGCTCGTGCTGCTTCCCGGCGATCGCGCCAATGGGGCCAGCTGATCAAGGAGCAGTCGAGGTATTGAATGGCGTGCTTGTGTACACGTCAGCTCCACTTGAGCGCGATCTGCTCGTTGTCGGTCCCGTCCAGCTGGAGCTTTATGCCGCATCGTCTGCGCCAGATACGGACTTTACTGCCAAACTCTGTGATGTTTCGCCAACAGGCCAGTCAATCAATATTGCGCAAGGCATTGTCCGGGCGCGGTACCGTGAGTCCCTCAGTGATCCGCACCTTCTTACCCCGGGAGAGGTCGTCCGGTATCACATCGATCTTGGCCCAACTGCCCACGCCTTTCGGCGCGGTCACTGCATTCGGTTACAGGTTTCCAGCAGTGATTTCCCGCACTGGGATCGCAACCTGAATACAGGCGGTCCCTTTGCCGAAGAGGGCCTCTCGGCTGCCCGCGTTGCGACACAGCTCGTTTTGCATCAGGATGGATTCGCCTCACGCCTTCTTCTCTCGGTCCTCCCGGTCTAG
- the gpmI gene encoding 2,3-bisphosphoglycerate-independent phosphoglycerate mutase, with translation MDRPQVVLVILDGWGIGPEYEGNAIRAARTPTMDRLQQAYPFTTLRCSGRDVGLPDDQMGNSEVGHLNLGAGRIVYQLITRIDLDIEDGSFFTNPALVAAVEHARTTGRTLHILGLIGDGGVHSHQRHLLATLELAARHQVPHVAIHAFTDGRDTAPTSGIEFMREILATTERLGVGRIASISGRYYAMDRDKRWDRTKRAYDAIVCGQGATASDPLAAIQQSYEHNVTDEFIEPTVIVDEHGQPIAPVQDGDAVIFINFRADRARQLTRALTAPDFHEFDRCRVPKDVMIVTMAEYEPDFPVRVAFPTENIHQPLAEVLADAGLRQFHTAETEKYAHVTYFFNGGREEPFPGEDRKLIPSPKVATYDLKPEMSAPEVTDAALAAIQSGQYAFILINYANPDMVGHTGVFEAAVRAVECVDSCLGKLEEAIRAQHGILVVTADHGNADEMLVPGTTEVWTAHTKNPVPFIIVAPEDSPFRSVPLRTGGRLGDVAPTILELLGLPKPEVMTGQSLIAHSETRTHTVHQALDREDREKKA, from the coding sequence ATGGATAGGCCACAGGTCGTGCTGGTGATTCTCGACGGATGGGGCATCGGGCCAGAGTACGAAGGCAATGCGATTCGTGCTGCGCGGACGCCAACGATGGATCGGCTGCAGCAGGCCTACCCATTCACCACGCTGCGCTGTAGCGGCCGTGACGTTGGCTTGCCAGACGACCAGATGGGCAATTCCGAAGTTGGGCACCTCAATCTTGGCGCTGGCCGGATTGTGTATCAGCTCATCACGCGGATCGATCTCGACATTGAGGATGGAAGTTTTTTCACCAATCCCGCACTGGTCGCAGCAGTCGAACATGCGCGCACGACGGGGCGAACCTTGCATATTCTTGGGCTGATCGGCGACGGCGGTGTGCACAGCCACCAGCGTCACTTGCTGGCGACACTCGAACTTGCCGCACGGCACCAGGTTCCTCACGTCGCCATTCATGCCTTCACCGACGGGCGCGATACTGCACCAACGTCGGGAATCGAGTTTATGCGCGAAATCCTCGCTACGACTGAACGGCTCGGCGTTGGCCGTATCGCAAGCATCTCGGGCCGTTACTACGCCATGGACCGCGATAAGCGCTGGGACCGGACGAAGCGGGCCTATGATGCGATCGTCTGTGGGCAGGGCGCTACAGCATCAGACCCCCTTGCTGCAATCCAGCAGTCGTACGAGCACAATGTCACCGACGAGTTCATCGAGCCAACCGTCATCGTGGATGAGCACGGCCAGCCGATCGCGCCGGTCCAAGACGGCGACGCCGTGATCTTCATCAACTTCCGGGCCGACCGTGCACGGCAACTCACACGTGCGCTCACTGCACCAGACTTCCATGAATTCGATCGCTGTCGTGTTCCCAAAGACGTGATGATCGTTACCATGGCCGAGTATGAGCCGGACTTCCCCGTTCGCGTCGCATTCCCAACGGAAAACATCCACCAGCCGCTCGCTGAGGTGCTCGCAGATGCCGGCCTTCGCCAGTTCCATACTGCGGAGACCGAAAAATACGCGCATGTGACGTACTTCTTCAACGGTGGACGCGAAGAGCCGTTTCCGGGCGAAGACCGCAAGCTTATCCCATCGCCCAAAGTTGCCACCTATGACCTCAAACCCGAAATGAGCGCGCCAGAAGTCACCGACGCTGCCCTGGCAGCGATCCAGAGCGGCCAGTATGCGTTCATCCTGATCAACTACGCCAACCCCGACATGGTCGGGCATACCGGCGTCTTCGAGGCGGCGGTTCGCGCGGTCGAGTGCGTCGACTCCTGCCTGGGGAAACTCGAAGAGGCTATCCGCGCGCAACACGGCATCCTGGTTGTGACAGCCGATCACGGCAATGCCGACGAAATGCTTGTCCCCGGAACCACCGAGGTGTGGACCGCCCACACGAAAAACCCCGTGCCCTTCATCATCGTCGCGCCTGAGGACTCACCATTCCGCAGCGTACCACTCAGAACCGGTGGCCGGCTTGGCGACGTTGCTCCAACCATTCTTGAACTGCTCGGTCTTCCCAAACCCGAGGTGATGACAGGTCAAAGCCTCATCGCGCACAGCGAAACGCGGACGCACACGGTGCATCAGGCTCTAGACCGGGAGGACCGAGAGAAGAAGGCGTGA
- a CDS encoding NADP-dependent isocitrate dehydrogenase, translating into MKYVVTPQGKKLVTLIPGDGIGPEVVASARRIIEAVGVPIEWDEQRAGASVFREGIASGVPEETVASIRRSRVVLKGPLETPVGYGEKSANVTLRKLFEAFANVRPVRELPSVPTPYRGRGIDLVIVRENVEDLYAGIEYVDTPGVTSAFKVISVKGSEKIIRFAFALARAEGRQVVHGATKANILKVTEGLFKRLFETIAREFPDIRAEHIIIDNCAHQLVKQPEQFDVIVTTNMNGDIISDLASGLVGGLGFAPSANYGHDVAIFEPVHGSAPKYAGKNVINPTAMILTAILMLRYLDEFAAAETIEHALLVTLEEGKALTRDVVGDAEAATTTAFTDAIISNLGRRSTHWQPRAYSPIQIPELHPDPVAVRVKQERVVGVDVFIEADTNPTDLGRALEQLTADSPLALYHVSSRGLQVYPDVGASIDYVDHWRCRFLARASEGEVNDAAILDLLTKIGQHFTWTSVLRLREFDGEQGFSKAQGEE; encoded by the coding sequence ATGAAGTATGTGGTAACTCCGCAGGGTAAGAAGCTTGTCACACTTATCCCTGGAGACGGTATCGGACCAGAGGTTGTTGCCAGCGCACGCCGCATTATCGAAGCGGTCGGCGTGCCGATTGAATGGGACGAGCAACGAGCCGGCGCAAGTGTGTTCCGTGAAGGAATTGCAAGCGGCGTACCAGAAGAGACCGTGGCTTCGATTCGCCGTTCCCGCGTTGTGCTCAAAGGACCACTCGAGACACCGGTTGGGTACGGTGAGAAGAGCGCGAACGTCACGTTGCGCAAGCTTTTTGAGGCATTCGCCAATGTGCGGCCAGTCCGCGAGTTACCCTCAGTACCAACGCCCTATCGCGGTCGCGGCATCGATCTCGTCATCGTTCGTGAAAACGTCGAAGACCTCTACGCCGGGATCGAGTACGTTGACACACCAGGAGTGACGAGCGCCTTCAAGGTCATCAGTGTCAAGGGCAGCGAAAAGATTATCCGCTTCGCGTTCGCACTGGCTCGCGCTGAAGGCCGGCAGGTCGTTCATGGCGCTACCAAAGCGAATATCTTGAAAGTGACCGAGGGACTGTTCAAGCGGCTCTTCGAGACGATTGCGCGCGAGTTTCCTGATATTCGCGCTGAGCACATCATTATCGACAACTGCGCTCACCAGCTGGTGAAGCAGCCAGAGCAGTTCGACGTTATCGTGACGACCAATATGAACGGCGATATCATCAGCGACCTTGCCTCAGGCCTGGTTGGCGGGCTTGGTTTTGCGCCTTCGGCCAACTACGGTCACGATGTTGCAATCTTTGAGCCAGTCCATGGCTCTGCTCCAAAGTACGCAGGCAAGAACGTTATTAATCCGACCGCGATGATCCTCACGGCAATCCTCATGCTTCGTTACCTAGATGAATTCGCCGCAGCCGAGACGATCGAGCACGCGCTTCTTGTCACCCTGGAGGAAGGTAAAGCCCTCACCCGTGACGTTGTCGGCGACGCTGAAGCTGCGACAACGACAGCCTTCACTGATGCGATTATCAGCAATTTGGGACGCCGCTCAACACACTGGCAACCGCGCGCCTACTCGCCAATCCAGATCCCGGAACTGCATCCTGATCCGGTCGCGGTGCGAGTCAAGCAGGAGCGCGTTGTTGGCGTTGATGTGTTTATCGAGGCGGACACCAATCCCACCGATTTGGGCAGGGCGCTTGAGCAGCTCACAGCTGACTCACCGCTTGCCCTCTATCACGTCTCCAGCCGTGGCTTGCAGGTCTATCCCGACGTCGGCGCATCGATTGATTATGTCGATCACTGGCGCTGCCGCTTCCTCGCTCGCGCAAGCGAGGGTGAAGTCAACGATGCGGCTATTCTCGATTTGCTGACCAAAATCGGGCAGCACTTTACCTGGACAAGCGTGCTTCGTCTTCGCGAGTTCGACGGTGAGCAAGGATTCTCAAAGGCACAGGGCGAAGAGTAG
- the ilvD gene encoding dihydroxy-acid dehydratase, with the protein MRSHMITHGVERAGARAMMRAVGFTDEDFEKPIVAIANTWTDAMPCNCHLRDLAQLVREGIREAGGVPVEFNTIAINDGMSMGTQAMKASLISREVIADSIELTAFGYQFDALVALVACDKTIPGGAMGVIRAGVPAMVLYGGSIAPGQWAGRELNIVDVYEAIGAHAAGKISYEELQQIERHAIPGPGACGGQYTANTMAMALEVLGLSPMGYNAIPAILPEKSEATREAGRRFMEVVRAGRTPRDFLTKTSFHNAIAAVVATGGSTNAVLHLIAIAKEVGIDISIDDFDAISRRTPIIADLKPWGKYLAWSLYKAGGTKLVVKKLIDAGLIDGSALTVTGETLAEAVADATEAPGQPVVYDPAKPLKPHGGLVILRGSLAPDGAVLKIAGTEQLYFRGRARVFDNEEAAIQAVLGKEIQPGDVVVIRYEGPKGGPGMREMLQVTAAIVGEGLGQDVALVTDGRFSGGTRGLMIGHVAPEAAVGGPIALLRDGDMITIDVEGRRLDVEVPAEELEARRAQWTPPAPRFTHGVFARYAALVTSASEGAVLRDR; encoded by the coding sequence TTGCGAAGTCATATGATCACTCACGGTGTGGAACGTGCCGGGGCTCGCGCGATGATGCGGGCAGTCGGGTTTACTGACGAGGATTTTGAGAAGCCCATCGTCGCTATCGCAAACACTTGGACCGATGCGATGCCCTGCAACTGTCACCTGCGTGACCTTGCGCAGCTTGTGCGCGAAGGGATCCGCGAAGCTGGTGGGGTTCCCGTCGAGTTCAACACCATTGCCATCAACGATGGCATGAGCATGGGAACCCAAGCGATGAAGGCATCGCTGATTAGCCGCGAAGTCATTGCCGACTCCATTGAGCTCACCGCGTTTGGCTACCAGTTTGATGCTCTTGTCGCCCTGGTCGCCTGTGACAAGACGATCCCCGGTGGCGCCATGGGTGTCATTCGCGCAGGTGTCCCGGCAATGGTGCTCTACGGCGGATCGATTGCGCCGGGACAATGGGCTGGGCGCGAACTCAACATCGTCGATGTCTACGAGGCTATTGGTGCCCATGCTGCCGGCAAGATTTCGTACGAGGAGTTGCAGCAGATTGAACGCCATGCGATTCCGGGGCCAGGCGCCTGCGGTGGGCAATATACGGCCAACACGATGGCAATGGCGCTCGAGGTGCTTGGCCTTTCCCCAATGGGCTATAACGCGATTCCCGCAATCCTTCCTGAGAAGTCAGAGGCGACACGCGAGGCCGGCCGACGATTTATGGAGGTCGTACGTGCTGGACGAACCCCTCGAGACTTCTTGACGAAGACCTCGTTCCACAATGCAATCGCCGCGGTTGTTGCAACGGGTGGGTCAACGAATGCTGTGCTCCACCTCATCGCCATCGCGAAGGAAGTCGGCATCGACATCTCAATCGATGATTTTGATGCGATCAGTCGGCGTACGCCGATCATTGCTGACCTCAAGCCTTGGGGCAAGTACCTGGCCTGGAGTTTGTACAAGGCCGGCGGCACCAAGTTAGTTGTCAAGAAGCTCATTGATGCAGGCTTAATTGATGGCAGTGCGCTGACCGTGACAGGCGAAACGCTCGCTGAAGCCGTGGCCGATGCTACTGAAGCACCAGGGCAGCCCGTCGTCTATGACCCCGCAAAGCCCTTGAAGCCCCATGGCGGGCTGGTCATTTTACGTGGCTCGCTCGCTCCCGACGGTGCAGTCCTGAAGATCGCTGGTACAGAGCAGCTTTACTTCCGTGGACGTGCCCGTGTGTTTGATAACGAGGAGGCAGCCATCCAGGCTGTGCTTGGCAAGGAGATTCAGCCTGGGGACGTCGTCGTCATCCGCTACGAAGGGCCGAAGGGCGGCCCAGGTATGCGCGAGATGTTGCAGGTAACAGCAGCGATTGTCGGCGAAGGTCTGGGCCAAGACGTTGCGCTAGTGACCGATGGCCGCTTCTCTGGCGGTACACGTGGGTTGATGATTGGCCACGTTGCGCCCGAGGCCGCAGTCGGCGGGCCAATCGCGCTTTTGCGTGACGGCGACATGATTACGATTGATGTTGAAGGGCGTCGGCTGGACGTCGAAGTGCCGGCTGAGGAACTCGAAGCGCGTCGGGCACAGTGGACGCCGCCAGCGCCACGCTTCACCCACGGCGTCTTTGCACGCTATGCCGCGCTGGTGACCTCAGCGTCCGAAGGGGCAGTGTTGCGCGATCGATAG